ctcaaattattatttatagtatgtaattttataaatatttatgtgaTAATTTATAACattcaaatgaaattaaaataaattgaagatGCTCTAATAAGAGAATTGAAGAAGCAGAAGCATGCATCATGCATGCATAAATGAAAACAACATGATGCCTCAAATATCTTAAGGAGTAAGGACTATTATGATctgtaaatactaaataaaagaaaaagaatagaaaTAATTCAGTAAAATAATCACACACTTTTCCTCtctttatagaaaaaaaaagaaaacaaaagagagTATGAAAGGTCCAACATGAGAGAGACACGCAAACCCACTTTGACCGACACGTCCCTCTGCCTCATTCAACTCAACTGCACCGAACCTATACGCTAATTTCGCCCATTCTCTTCCCACGCGCCTTTCCCGTGGGATATTTCACACGCGCCTTCTATTTTTCACACAAACACCATTCCATTTAAAATCCTGTAACTGTAATAGCTCTCCGTCCCCGCCGCAAACCTAACCACAAACCCTTACATTTTCATGGGGCAATCACCATCCACCACCGTGCTTTCATCCGAATTTAACCGCCAACAATTTCACGATttcgattttgattttgattttgacttaAGAAACCCTATCGATCATGACTTCACCGCATATCTCCCCGATGATTGCCTCGCCGGAATCTTCAGCCACCTCACTACCGCCGACCGCAACCGATGCTCTGTCGTTTGCCGCCGCTGGCACCGCGTCGACAGCCAGACTCGCCGCCGCCTTTCCCTGAACGCCAAGGCGGAGCTTCAGGATCACCTGCCGGCCGTGTTCACCCGATTTGAATCGGTCACGAAACTCGGTCTGAGGTGCGACCGCAGGTCAACGAGCGTGAACGACGAAGGTTTGATCCTGATTTCGCTCCGGTGCGTTAACCTAACGTGGCTGAAGCTCCGTGGATGCCGTGAGATAACAGAGGCAGGAATGGCCGCTGTTGGCGAAAACTGCAAGGCGTTGAAGAAGCTATCTTGCGCTTCGTGCGTGTTCGGCATTAAGGGAATCAACGCTGTCGTTAGCCGTTGCCAGGGTTTGGAAGAGCTCTCCGTTAAGCGGCTGCGTGGGGCCCACGATGGCGAGGAGGTGGTTGGTTCCGGAACGACGTCGGTGACTTCTGTTTGCTTGAAGGAGATCGTGAATGGCCAGAGCTTCGCGCCCCTTATGATTGGGTCGAAAAGGCTTCGATCTTTGAAGGTAATTGGGTGTTTGGGGGATTGGGATGACACCCTTGAGAAGATTGGGAACCTCCACGCTGCGTTGGTTGATGTTCACCTTGAGAAGATTCAAGTTAGCGATGTGGGTCTTGTGGGTTTGTCTAAGTGTTTGAGTCTGGACACTTTGCACATTGTGAAAACCGCTGAGTGCTCAAATGTGGGTCTCAATCTAGTTGCTGAGAACTGCAGGATGTTGAGGAAGCTTCACGTTGATGGGTGGAGAACCAATAGGATTGGTGATGATGGTTTGATTTCTGTTGCCAAACACTGCATTAACTTGCAGGAACTTGCTTTGATTGGTATCTATCCAACATCTTCGAGCCTTGAGGCAATTGCTTCCAAATGCAAGGCTTTGGAGAGGTTGGCACTTTGTGGGCTTAATACCGTTGGTGACGCTGAGATTGAGTGTGTTGCCAACAAGTGTGTTGCGCTCAGGAAGCTTTGCATTAAGGGGTGCCCTATATCCAATGTGGGGATTGAAGCTCTTGCTTCTGGTTGCCCCAATTTGGTTAAGTTTAAGGTGAGGAGATGCAGAAAGGTTACTGGTATGGTTGTGGAGTGGGTGCGTGAACATAGGGAGTCCTTGGCGTTTAGTTTTGATAATAGTGATTATGAAGCATTGAATGCGAGTCAAATTGATCATGATCATGCAGTGAATGATATGATAGCATTTCACAGAGAAAATGAGGAGGTGGCTGCTGCAGCTGCAGCAGCAGAAGCATCAAATGGTTACAATGGATTGGCAATGTTGAGAGCAACATTTGGGTTTTTGGCTAATAGAAGTGTAGTGCAATCAGCATTGAGAAGGTGGTATAACAATGATAATGTCCCCGCTCAATAGTAGCATTTTCATGACCTTAGTAAGAAAGCAAACGCGTTTTTGCCAAAGTCCTCATTTGACAATATGAGAAGGTGAATTCTTTGGTTCAATTTGCCTTTTGGGAGTTTCAGTTTCCTGAGTAGGTAGTAGCTTTGTTGCTGCTGCTGTTAGCTAGCTGCATTTGCTAATAACCTCTATTGGTTCTGTTCGGCTGTTCTTATTATTTGTGTTGATGGTGATACTAGCTTCGTATTACAattagtatattatattttttgtttcatttgGAACACTGTTGTATCATATTTGGATTAATCTTACAAATATTGGCGTGTAATGTGATCACTGATCACCGGAACCTCTTTTTAACGAAAGAGCATTTAAATTCTTTAACTTGGTATGGATGATGAATGCTGCTCTTCAGTGTAtttattttcaagttttaaCTTTAGGATTTGGATCATTTATCGATTCGAGaagttgtatatattttttactttaatgtGGTTCCTGGAATTTTCAAGACGACCTCGAGGACAATGAATCACCTAAGCAATTTGGTAAGCAACCATGGAAGTGTTTGTCGCCTTCAAAAATGAAACTGTAGTGGAAAATAGTTGGCAACAATAGTggaaaatacaataaattttcACAATGCATAATAATGCCTTCCAATTTCACCTCTTAGTGTGATCTATATTTGGAGAGGGCTATATAAAAGTCCTCAAACAATATCTCAGAACCGGAAGTGTTAATTCCCTGTACTCTCAATCACTTTCAAAATCTTCATCTCCAAAAGCAAAAACCGAAGCATCTGCTGCAATTGCCTTGATTTCACTTGCCCCTACAGACTCTATGTTGGTGGTGTTACCGGATGCATGAATATTATTATCTGTTGTTGATTCTTGAGAAGCATTGTTTTGCTTACGTTCCTCATGCAGGCGCAACTGATTCGTTGAATGTGTCAACACTCCTACATGGTCTGAAGTATCCCCAGATCCTTGAGGTGCCGCTAACTTATATTCAGTTTCAGATTTTCCGCTCTGTCTATCCTTCTCTTCATCACTATCTGAGaatacatcatcatcatcaccattctTAGGGACCTTGCTCTTCGACGCAAGTTTTGCACCAGCTTGGACCTTGTTTGTGTTGTCTTCGGGTTCTGTGCTGGCAGGACCGGCTTTGGTTCTTGCTGGTACGGTGCCATCATAGTCGACCATTACAACCTCGACCTGGAATCCTGGAGTGGGGATCTTTCTCTAAAGGGCAcagttataataattaaattatcagtTATCACCTAGGGTAAAGAATAATCAATATACATGTATAGGGGCAGAAGCTGCTGCTACTACTACTACATCATTTAAAATAAGGTAAATTACACTGACTTTCCTTCTAAGGGAGTAATGGAGAGATGACAAATCTAAAAGTGTTGTGTATGATAATTTGTCCTTTAGAACTAAGTCTAGTAAAAGGTTTATATTTTACCTTGTCAAAGCCATCGAGATCCGAGCCATCTAAAATGGTTCGATTTTCTGTCATTGTTGTATTCATCCAACTGCCAAGAAGAAAATGATGTATCAAGAGAAATAtcaatgtatgcttaaacaaaCAAAACTCTGTTCCATAGCATGCAAATCGTGGTAGACACCAGCTATAGAATGTACAGAGTAATTGGGAACCAAATTATTAGTCAAGCTTAAGAGGAGGGGCCAAAAGAAGTATGTGTTGAGAACAAACCAGTAGAAATCTCCCTGCCCATCATTGAAGTGAATTTTGAAGTCCCCAACCAACTCTGTCAAACCAGGCTCCCCAGGTAGTGCAAAAACTACTACTCCTTTCTTCCGTATACTGATCCAGAAATCTTCGGGCTGAAAAGAAGTATTTCAGTAATCAAATTCACATATACGCATTAGCACAGAGGCTTAGGGAAAACAGTTAAACCGATCAAAATCAGCCATGAAAACTAGCATGAGTACCATTAGATCCTTTGTCTTTGGATGCTTTTTCGTGCTGAATAGAATTCCTGAGAATAAGTGGAAGCATCAGCTTCTCTCTGAATTAAAATTGAGAATTTTGGTTGTAATAAGAACTGAAAAAGTTGCATTAGAAAAAGTAAACTACAGAGACTTTGTAGGGCTAGAAATACATGTCAAAATACTCAATATGGGAAAGAGGTATTGTCAACTTGTAAAGATGgtattgtgtgtgtgtgttttttgaATCTCCCACTTAAGTTGTACGCATTTATTCTCTTTGTTTTGCAACTTTATCAGGTAGGACATTAGTTGAAACAAACATTTTCTTTCTATAAACACCATTATCCATTTTTCTTCCTCTCATCGCAAAACATGGAACTAAGTTATTTTTTGCTTGCACACATAACTACCTTGAAATTCCAGCTAAAATAGTCATTTGATAAGCGAAAGCCAATTAACTAAAAGAGGAATGTTTTGAGGCTGTAAAATACTATAATAGTACTCGTTTCt
The Arachis duranensis cultivar V14167 chromosome 5, aradu.V14167.gnm2.J7QH, whole genome shotgun sequence genome window above contains:
- the LOC107487734 gene encoding F-box protein SKIP2; its protein translation is MGQSPSTTVLSSEFNRQQFHDFDFDFDFDLRNPIDHDFTAYLPDDCLAGIFSHLTTADRNRCSVVCRRWHRVDSQTRRRLSLNAKAELQDHLPAVFTRFESVTKLGLRCDRRSTSVNDEGLILISLRCVNLTWLKLRGCREITEAGMAAVGENCKALKKLSCASCVFGIKGINAVVSRCQGLEELSVKRLRGAHDGEEVVGSGTTSVTSVCLKEIVNGQSFAPLMIGSKRLRSLKVIGCLGDWDDTLEKIGNLHAALVDVHLEKIQVSDVGLVGLSKCLSLDTLHIVKTAECSNVGLNLVAENCRMLRKLHVDGWRTNRIGDDGLISVAKHCINLQELALIGIYPTSSSLEAIASKCKALERLALCGLNTVGDAEIECVANKCVALRKLCIKGCPISNVGIEALASGCPNLVKFKVRRCRKVTGMVVEWVREHRESLAFSFDNSDYEALNASQIDHDHAVNDMIAFHRENEEVAAAAAAAEASNGYNGLAMLRATFGFLANRSVVQSALRRWYNNDNVPAQ